From the Leptospira sp. WS60.C2 genome, one window contains:
- a CDS encoding PilZ domain-containing protein: MAPIQEKRKHVRVKPLDNEPVEIHLMGTSLLDVLKASDISMGGVGIVAPNHFDEWDMNETVEILVALPGDLADFMAKGIIKQIGKKSKESGIYGVQFTAMGPKGKQDLQVYINRMIRQGRVLN; the protein is encoded by the coding sequence ATGGCTCCAATCCAAGAAAAACGGAAACATGTCCGTGTCAAACCTCTCGATAACGAACCAGTTGAAATTCACTTGATGGGAACCTCCTTATTGGATGTTTTAAAGGCGAGCGATATCAGTATGGGAGGTGTTGGAATTGTCGCACCCAACCATTTTGATGAATGGGACATGAATGAAACCGTCGAAATATTAGTCGCACTCCCTGGAGATTTAGCAGACTTTATGGCCAAGGGTATCATCAAACAAATTGGAAAAAAATCAAAAGAATCGGGCATATACGGTGTTCAGTTTACTGCGATGGGACCGAAGGGAAAACAAGACCTTCAGGTTTACATCAATCGGATGATCCGGCAGGGAAGGGTTTTGAATTGA
- a CDS encoding cAMP/cGMP-dependent 3',5'-cyclic-AMP/GMP phosphodiesterase, producing the protein MVSSEPNGFTALPRGGYLVDTSEGYIQFGSPPETIKDTMGLEKKTPLVFVLPNKFFHVEKGISIAELEFPIYFNFFFRGGKKTFIVCSPEQKEQLTIVLGESLMGPQDVNLTSEFIDGAESYGFPDIKAEMAYFRSYKSMEEVVEFVLFDESHKAKFGGITIEQLPSNEFLVVDGEKKIKIPGEVDFHVKYDIGKRLEEPFQPPLIGITCLGPSHGFDPSDNTSGFIIWLNGQGIMVDPPVNSTEWLRESNVNPKFINSIILTHCHADHDAGTFQKILEESKITIYATATVMESFLKKYCSLTKIPRKEITDLFDFIPVVIGRPTIINGGEFYFHYALHSIPSVGFEFFFQDQSFYYTSDHLNDPEAFDDMYKKGVLPETRYQFLKDFPWDRKIIYHEAGVPPLHTKISYLASLPEEVQKRITVYHIAAKDMPKGNHLTLAKFGIENTLYPEITPPKHQEAFQLLEILSQIDIFSGFPIEKAKEFLQIVKEERFRRGEQIIKKGTHGDRFFIIASGNVRFEGLSSDHSAVKRYGTYEYFGEASLILDTVRQADVYAETDVLALTIEKTRFFQFIRGSKLHENLIKLNSIRETNTWKTLTESQTFRGLTSYQVTQLELILKLETVKKEAVLIEEGQTFQNAYIVRSGTVVVMQNHKTIRELGAGDFVGEIYSLTKGLPSHFSFIAWPGTELYVLSQEDAIQYIKKNPGVYMKLNTVYN; encoded by the coding sequence ATGGTCAGTTCCGAACCGAATGGTTTTACAGCACTCCCTAGAGGGGGATATTTAGTCGATACTTCTGAAGGTTACATCCAGTTCGGATCCCCTCCAGAGACAATTAAAGACACCATGGGGCTCGAAAAAAAGACTCCTTTGGTGTTTGTTCTTCCTAATAAATTCTTCCATGTCGAAAAAGGCATCTCGATTGCCGAACTTGAATTCCCGATTTACTTTAATTTCTTCTTTCGCGGTGGCAAAAAAACATTTATCGTTTGTTCTCCTGAACAAAAAGAACAGCTAACTATCGTTCTCGGGGAGTCTCTTATGGGTCCTCAAGATGTCAACCTCACATCCGAATTCATTGATGGTGCAGAAAGTTACGGATTCCCGGATATCAAAGCCGAGATGGCTTATTTTCGCAGTTATAAATCAATGGAAGAGGTAGTGGAATTTGTTTTGTTTGATGAATCCCACAAAGCAAAGTTTGGCGGCATCACCATCGAACAACTACCATCCAATGAATTTCTGGTGGTGGATGGAGAGAAAAAAATCAAAATTCCAGGTGAAGTCGATTTTCACGTCAAATACGATATTGGAAAACGATTGGAAGAACCGTTCCAACCACCTCTCATTGGAATCACATGCCTTGGACCTTCGCATGGATTTGACCCATCCGACAACACATCTGGATTTATCATTTGGTTGAATGGCCAAGGAATCATGGTGGACCCGCCCGTTAACTCAACCGAGTGGTTACGGGAATCCAATGTCAATCCCAAGTTCATCAACTCCATCATTCTTACTCACTGTCATGCAGACCATGATGCGGGAACCTTCCAAAAAATCTTAGAAGAATCCAAGATTACAATTTATGCAACCGCCACGGTGATGGAGTCTTTCTTAAAAAAATATTGCAGTCTAACAAAGATTCCACGAAAAGAAATCACAGATTTATTTGATTTTATCCCAGTAGTAATAGGAAGACCTACCATCATCAATGGTGGGGAGTTTTATTTTCACTATGCACTACATTCGATTCCTTCCGTTGGTTTTGAATTCTTTTTCCAAGACCAATCTTTTTATTATACTTCGGACCATTTAAATGATCCAGAAGCCTTCGACGATATGTACAAAAAAGGTGTCTTGCCAGAAACCAGATACCAGTTCCTAAAAGACTTTCCTTGGGATCGAAAAATCATCTACCACGAAGCAGGAGTCCCTCCCCTTCACACCAAAATCAGTTATTTAGCATCTCTTCCGGAAGAAGTCCAAAAACGGATCACGGTATATCACATTGCCGCCAAAGATATGCCAAAGGGAAACCACCTAACCCTTGCTAAGTTCGGTATTGAGAACACCCTCTATCCGGAGATCACTCCTCCCAAACACCAAGAAGCTTTCCAACTATTAGAAATTCTATCGCAGATTGATATCTTCTCTGGTTTCCCCATCGAAAAGGCAAAAGAGTTCTTACAAATTGTCAAAGAAGAACGATTTCGTCGCGGAGAACAAATCATCAAAAAAGGAACTCACGGGGATCGCTTTTTTATCATCGCTTCTGGGAATGTTCGGTTTGAAGGACTTTCCAGTGACCACTCCGCAGTGAAACGATACGGAACCTATGAGTATTTTGGGGAAGCATCTCTCATTCTCGATACCGTGCGCCAGGCTGATGTATATGCAGAAACGGATGTCCTTGCCCTTACCATTGAAAAAACACGTTTTTTCCAGTTCATTCGGGGATCCAAACTCCACGAAAACTTAATCAAACTGAACAGCATCCGCGAAACCAACACTTGGAAAACCCTCACAGAATCCCAAACGTTCCGAGGTCTCACAAGTTACCAAGTCACCCAATTGGAACTCATCTTGAAGCTCGAAACTGTGAAAAAAGAAGCCGTTCTCATTGAAGAAGGCCAAACCTTCCAAAATGCTTACATCGTTCGCTCAGGAACGGTGGTGGTGATGCAAAACCACAAAACCATACGTGAATTAGGTGCTGGTGACTTTGTCGGGGAAATTTATTCCCTCACGAAGGGGCTTCCCTCTCATTTCAGTTTTATCGCATGGCCAGGGACAGAACTATACGTGCTCTCCCAAGAAGACGCCATCCAATACATCAAGAAAAATCCTGGTGTATATATGAAGCTGAACACTGTTTATAATTGA
- the trxA gene encoding thioredoxin, translating to MALTEINDANFKQETANGVVLVDCWAEWCGPCRMVAPVLDELSQEMTDIKITKLNVDFNQKTAQELGIQSIPTLLLYKDGVLVDKAIGALPKPQIKKFIENHK from the coding sequence ATGGCACTTACAGAAATCAATGACGCCAATTTCAAACAAGAAACTGCAAATGGCGTAGTTTTAGTCGATTGTTGGGCAGAGTGGTGTGGGCCGTGTAGAATGGTAGCTCCTGTTCTTGACGAACTTTCGCAAGAGATGACGGATATCAAAATTACGAAACTAAATGTTGATTTCAACCAGAAGACAGCGCAGGAGCTCGGCATCCAATCCATCCCTACCCTTCTTCTCTATAAAGACGGAGTTTTAGTAGACAAAGCAATTGGTGCTTTACCAAAACCGCAAATTAAAAAATTTATAGAAAATCACAAGTAG
- a CDS encoding acyl-CoA dehydrogenase family protein translates to MERILPFTEEHHQFREMARKFFETEVKPHHEEWEKNHIVPKAVWRKAGENGLLCPDVPTEYGGSGADFLYNIIIIEESSRVGNSGFFISLHNDVIAPYISTYASEEQKKRWLPKCASGESILAVAMTEPGAGSDLKSLRTSAVDKGDHFVVNGQKTFISNGQLADLIITAVKHDNGTISLVMIEEGMKGFERGRNLDKIGLKAQDTSELYFNDVIVPKENLIGKQGQGFRYLMQKLAQERLVLAVAAVEATRLVQNITLQYIKERKAFGQKIGSFQNTKFKMAEMATELEMAQVFCDKVVMEHMKGENTTAEASMCKWYATEMQKRHTDECLQFFGGYGYMMEYPIARAYLDARIQTIYAGTTEIMKEIIGRSLGL, encoded by the coding sequence ATGGAGCGTATCCTCCCCTTTACTGAAGAACACCACCAATTCCGCGAGATGGCTCGGAAATTTTTTGAAACAGAAGTAAAACCACACCACGAAGAATGGGAAAAAAACCATATCGTACCGAAAGCAGTTTGGAGAAAGGCCGGGGAAAACGGACTACTTTGTCCCGATGTTCCAACCGAATACGGCGGTTCAGGAGCGGATTTTTTGTACAACATCATCATCATCGAGGAATCGTCTCGAGTTGGAAATAGCGGATTTTTTATCTCTCTCCATAACGATGTAATTGCTCCGTACATTTCGACCTACGCAAGTGAAGAACAAAAGAAACGTTGGTTGCCAAAATGTGCTTCTGGAGAATCCATCCTTGCGGTTGCGATGACAGAACCTGGTGCAGGATCTGATTTAAAATCTCTTCGCACGAGTGCTGTCGATAAAGGTGACCACTTTGTCGTTAACGGACAAAAAACCTTTATTTCGAACGGACAGTTGGCCGACCTCATCATCACTGCCGTAAAACATGATAATGGAACCATTTCTCTTGTGATGATCGAAGAAGGGATGAAAGGTTTCGAACGCGGACGTAACTTAGATAAAATTGGTCTCAAAGCCCAAGACACATCTGAGTTGTATTTTAATGATGTGATCGTTCCAAAAGAAAACCTAATTGGAAAACAAGGACAAGGATTTCGTTACCTCATGCAAAAACTTGCACAAGAACGTTTGGTTCTTGCAGTGGCAGCTGTGGAAGCAACACGACTGGTTCAAAACATCACCCTTCAATACATCAAAGAAAGAAAAGCATTTGGTCAAAAGATCGGTTCATTCCAAAACACAAAATTCAAAATGGCTGAGATGGCAACTGAGTTAGAAATGGCACAAGTCTTCTGTGACAAAGTTGTTATGGAACACATGAAAGGGGAAAACACTACGGCAGAAGCTTCCATGTGCAAATGGTATGCAACAGAAATGCAAAAACGCCATACGGATGAATGTCTACAATTCTTTGGTGGGTATGGTTATATGATGGAGTATCCAATTGCAAGAGCATACCTCGATGCAAGGATCCAAACCATCTATGCAGGAACCACTGAGATCATGAAAGAAATCATTGGTAGAAGTTTAGGGCTTTAG
- the thiC gene encoding phosphomethylpyrimidine synthase ThiC translates to MSLTKPQILHPTIEVPKTTIPLSNGSEFNAYRTEGMFCIHEETYDYKQGIPKLRKSWIESREKQGDTNHSQLYYAKRNILTEEMLYVAKREGMDPQLVLNEVKIGRAIIPSNKRHLELEPMIIGKKFLVKINANIGNSSILSSIEDEVEKLRWALHWGADTVMDLSTGKSIHETREWILRNSPVPIGTVPLYQTLEKVKGKVEDLNIGVFLETLEEQAEQGVDYFTIHAGVLREYVKLTEKRITGIVSRGGSILAKWCNHHKKENFLYEHFDAISKVMQKYGVSYSLGDGLRPGCINDANDAAQFAELKTLGELTKRAWADDIQVMVEGPGHVPMHLIQENVRLQEEICMEAPFYTLGPLVTDIAPGYDHITSAIGAAMIAWYGTAMLCYVTPKEHLGLPNKQDVKDGVIAYKIAAHAADLAKGHPGAKERDDLLSKARFEFRWEDQFALSLDPELARSYHDESLPQDGMKKAHFCSMCGPHFCSMRLTSDIRKETAEVSLDESNG, encoded by the coding sequence ATGTCACTCACCAAACCACAAATACTTCACCCAACCATTGAAGTCCCTAAAACAACGATTCCTCTATCGAATGGAAGCGAATTCAATGCCTATCGAACGGAAGGCATGTTTTGTATCCATGAGGAAACTTACGATTACAAACAGGGCATTCCCAAATTAAGAAAATCCTGGATTGAATCGAGAGAAAAACAAGGGGATACTAACCACTCTCAACTCTATTACGCAAAACGAAATATTCTTACCGAAGAAATGTTGTATGTGGCGAAACGAGAAGGGATGGATCCACAACTTGTTTTGAATGAAGTGAAAATTGGTAGAGCGATCATTCCATCGAACAAACGTCATCTGGAGCTGGAGCCCATGATCATTGGTAAAAAGTTTTTAGTAAAAATCAATGCCAATATCGGGAACTCTAGTATTCTTTCTTCCATTGAAGACGAGGTGGAAAAACTTCGTTGGGCATTACATTGGGGAGCTGATACCGTGATGGATTTATCAACGGGAAAAAGCATCCATGAAACAAGAGAATGGATCCTCCGAAATTCTCCCGTTCCGATCGGAACCGTTCCTTTGTACCAAACATTAGAGAAAGTGAAGGGGAAAGTAGAGGATTTAAATATTGGTGTCTTTCTGGAAACACTCGAAGAACAAGCTGAACAAGGTGTGGATTATTTTACGATTCATGCGGGTGTTTTAAGGGAGTATGTAAAGCTCACAGAAAAACGGATCACTGGAATTGTCTCTAGAGGTGGTTCCATTCTTGCAAAGTGGTGTAATCATCATAAAAAAGAAAATTTTTTATATGAACATTTTGATGCCATTTCCAAAGTGATGCAAAAGTATGGTGTATCGTATTCGTTAGGTGATGGGTTACGGCCAGGTTGTATCAATGATGCTAACGATGCGGCACAATTTGCAGAATTAAAAACCTTGGGAGAACTTACAAAACGAGCTTGGGCCGATGACATCCAGGTGATGGTGGAAGGACCAGGACATGTTCCCATGCATCTCATTCAGGAAAACGTGCGTCTGCAAGAAGAGATTTGTATGGAAGCTCCCTTTTATACACTTGGACCACTTGTCACAGATATTGCTCCGGGATACGATCACATTACGTCTGCCATTGGAGCGGCAATGATAGCATGGTATGGAACAGCAATGCTTTGTTATGTGACACCAAAAGAACATTTAGGACTACCAAACAAACAAGATGTAAAAGATGGGGTGATAGCGTATAAGATCGCAGCACATGCCGCTGACCTTGCCAAGGGACACCCAGGTGCCAAAGAACGAGATGATTTACTCAGCAAAGCTCGTTTTGAGTTTCGATGGGAAGACCAGTTCGCCCTTTCCCTCGATCCAGAACTTGCTAGATCTTATCATGACGAGTCACTTCCACAAGATGGAATGAAAAAAGCACATTTTTGTTCCATGTGCGGTCCTCATTTTTGCTCTATGCGACTCACATCCGATATACGAAAAGAAACAGCGGAAGTTAGTTTGGATGAATCGAATGGTTAG